A DNA window from Brenneria izadpanahii contains the following coding sequences:
- the murF gene encoding UDP-N-acetylmuramoyl-tripeptide--D-alanyl-D-alanine ligase codes for MISVSLQQIASVLDAKLIGESVEIDEVSTDTRKLKAGCLFVALKGEKFDAHDYAEEALKNGAAAFLVSKRLPVNAPQLLVKDTRLALGKLGGWVREQSNARVVALTGSSGKTSVKEMTAAILRQCGNVLYTAGNFNNDIGVPLTLLRLTPEHQFAVIELGANHIGEIAYTVDLVRPESALVNNLAAAHLEGFGSLAGVAQAKGEIFAGLPADGVAIINADSNDFPHWQTMLNHKTLWRFSPQAAGDVDFFACDIEVLAQGTRFNLHTPFGQVDVMLPLPGRHNVANALAAAALSMSVGAPLTAVKAGLAQLKAVPGRLFPIELAEGKLLLDDSYNANVGSMTAAAQVLAEMPGYRVMVVGDMGELGEEAPECHRQVGEAARAAGIDKVLSVGTLSELIGRASGNGEHFQDKAALVSRLGALVSEHKIISILVKGSRSTAMEQVVRALQENATC; via the coding sequence ATGATTAGCGTTTCCCTGCAGCAGATAGCTTCCGTGCTGGACGCTAAATTGATTGGCGAAAGCGTCGAGATTGACGAGGTTTCAACCGATACGCGCAAGCTGAAAGCCGGGTGCTTGTTCGTCGCTTTAAAGGGCGAAAAATTTGATGCGCATGACTATGCCGAAGAGGCGTTAAAGAACGGCGCCGCTGCGTTTTTGGTCAGTAAGCGCTTACCTGTTAATGCGCCGCAGCTGTTAGTGAAAGATACCCGTTTGGCGCTGGGAAAACTGGGCGGCTGGGTAAGAGAACAGTCAAATGCCCGCGTAGTGGCGTTGACCGGCTCTTCCGGCAAGACGTCCGTCAAGGAAATGACCGCCGCGATCCTGCGTCAATGCGGCAATGTTCTTTATACCGCCGGCAACTTTAACAATGATATCGGCGTACCGTTAACGCTATTGCGTCTGACGCCTGAGCATCAGTTCGCCGTCATTGAATTAGGCGCTAATCATATCGGCGAAATTGCTTATACCGTCGATCTGGTGCGTCCGGAAAGCGCGCTAGTCAACAATCTTGCCGCCGCACACCTGGAAGGCTTCGGCTCTCTGGCCGGCGTGGCCCAGGCGAAAGGCGAGATCTTTGCCGGTCTGCCGGCTGATGGCGTGGCGATTATTAACGCGGACAGCAACGATTTTCCGCACTGGCAGACGATGCTGAACCATAAAACGCTATGGCGCTTTTCACCGCAGGCAGCCGGCGATGTCGATTTTTTTGCCTGCGACATAGAAGTGCTTGCCCAGGGGACGCGGTTCAATCTGCATACGCCGTTCGGGCAGGTTGACGTGATGCTGCCTTTGCCGGGGCGTCACAACGTGGCGAATGCGTTGGCGGCCGCCGCGCTATCCATGTCCGTTGGCGCGCCCCTGACGGCGGTTAAAGCCGGTCTGGCGCAGCTTAAGGCGGTGCCGGGACGGTTGTTCCCGATCGAGCTGGCGGAAGGGAAACTGCTGCTGGATGACAGCTACAACGCGAACGTCGGTTCCATGACGGCTGCGGCGCAAGTGCTTGCCGAAATGCCGGGATACCGCGTGATGGTCGTTGGCGATATGGGAGAACTGGGCGAAGAGGCGCCGGAGTGCCATCGTCAGGTGGGGGAAGCCGCGCGCGCGGCAGGCATCGACAAGGTATTAAGCGTAGGGACGTTAAGCGAATTGATTGGCCGAGCGAGCGGCAATGGCGAACATTTTCAGGATAAAGCCGCACTGGTTTCACGACTTGGCGCGTTGGTATCTGAACACAAAATAATAAGCATCTTGGTTAAAGGTTCACGGAGCACTGCGATGGAGCAGGTAGTACGCGCATTACAGGAGAATGCAACATGTTAG
- the ftsL gene encoding cell division protein FtsL yields the protein MIGNERHGLVGVIGEDLLRNAKIPVLLMIAVLISAVFVVTTAHKTRLLTAERERLLLERDALDIEWRNLILEENSLGDHSRVERIATEKLQMGHVDPSQENIVVKQ from the coding sequence ATGATAGGCAATGAGCGTCACGGCCTGGTCGGGGTTATTGGCGAGGATCTGCTGCGTAACGCCAAGATCCCGGTGTTGCTGATGATCGCGGTGTTGATTTCTGCGGTGTTTGTCGTGACGACGGCGCACAAAACGCGTTTATTGACCGCAGAACGAGAACGGCTACTACTGGAGCGAGATGCACTGGATATTGAATGGCGTAACCTGATTTTGGAAGAGAATTCGCTAGGGGATCATAGCCGCGTTGAGCGGATCGCGACGGAGAAACTGCAAATGGGGCATGTTGATCCGTCACAGGAAAATATTGTGGTCAAGCAATGA
- the mraZ gene encoding division/cell wall cluster transcriptional repressor MraZ, which produces MFRGATLVNLDSKGRLAVPTRYRDTLNEESQGQMVCTIDLHQPCLLLYPLPEWEIIEQKLSRLSSMVPAERRIQRLLLGHASECQMDNAGRLLIASTLRQHAGLTKEVMLVGQFNKFELWDEQTWYQQVKEDIDAEQLAQEPLSERLQDLSL; this is translated from the coding sequence ATGTTTCGTGGGGCTACGCTGGTTAACCTCGACAGCAAGGGGCGGCTCGCCGTACCTACTCGTTATCGGGATACGCTGAACGAGGAATCGCAAGGTCAAATGGTCTGCACCATTGATCTTCATCAGCCGTGCCTGCTGCTTTACCCCCTGCCTGAGTGGGAAATTATTGAACAGAAGCTCTCTCGTCTGTCGAGCATGGTTCCCGCCGAACGCCGTATTCAGCGTTTGCTGTTGGGGCATGCCAGCGAGTGTCAGATGGATAATGCGGGGCGTTTATTAATCGCCAGTACGTTACGGCAACACGCAGGTCTTACAAAAGAAGTGATGCTGGTCGGACAGTTCAACAAGTTTGAGCTGTGGGATGAACAGACTTGGTATCAACAGGTCAAGGAAGATATCGACGCAGAACAGTTGGCTCAGGAACCGTTATCTGAGCGATTGCAGGACTTATCACTATAG
- the murE gene encoding UDP-N-acetylmuramoyl-L-alanyl-D-glutamate--2,6-diaminopimelate ligase, with product MADRNLRELLAPWVQGAPACALREMTLDSRNAAAGDLFVAVVGHKTDGRRYIPQAIAQGVAAIIAEAEDEASDGTVRETHGVPVVYLSNLNQRLSALAGRFYQQPAEKLQLIGVTGTNGKTTTAQLLAQWSQALGETSAVMGTVGNGLLGRIVPAENTTGSAVDVQHVLRQLVDQGATFAAMEVSSHGLAQGRVAALPFSAAVFTNLSRDHLDYHGDMEHYEAAKWSLFADHRVGQMIINADDEVGRRWLDKLPDAVAVTMENNLIPGCRGRWLKATGVDYHDNGTVIRFDSSWGHGEIESHLMGAFNVSNLLLALATLLSLGYSLSQLVGSGSHLQPVCGRMEVFHAAGRPTVVVDYAHTPDALEKALEAARLHCDGQLWCVFGCGGDRDKGKRPLMAGIAEQLADRVVVTDDNPRTEEPAAIINDILSGLLDAGRVQVIHGRAEAVTSAVMQAKENDVVLVAGKGHEDYQLVGNRRLDYSDRITVARLLGVIA from the coding sequence GTGGCAGATCGTAATTTGCGCGAGTTATTAGCGCCGTGGGTGCAGGGCGCCCCGGCCTGTGCGCTGCGGGAAATGACATTAGACAGCCGTAATGCGGCTGCCGGGGATCTGTTTGTCGCCGTCGTCGGCCACAAAACAGATGGACGGCGCTATATTCCGCAGGCAATTGCGCAAGGCGTGGCGGCGATTATCGCCGAAGCAGAAGATGAAGCCTCCGATGGTACGGTGCGCGAAACGCATGGAGTCCCGGTGGTTTATCTCAGCAATCTGAACCAGCGTCTTTCCGCGCTGGCGGGACGTTTCTATCAACAGCCAGCCGAAAAACTGCAGCTGATTGGCGTGACCGGCACCAATGGCAAGACGACGACGGCGCAGCTATTGGCGCAGTGGAGCCAGGCATTGGGCGAAACCAGCGCGGTAATGGGTACGGTCGGAAACGGTTTGCTGGGACGCATAGTCCCGGCGGAAAACACCACCGGCTCGGCAGTGGATGTACAGCACGTTTTGCGGCAACTGGTTGATCAGGGCGCGACGTTCGCCGCTATGGAGGTATCCTCGCATGGCTTGGCGCAGGGCCGCGTCGCCGCGCTGCCGTTTTCCGCCGCGGTGTTCACTAATCTGAGCCGCGATCATCTTGATTATCATGGCGATATGGAACATTACGAAGCGGCTAAATGGTCGCTGTTCGCCGATCACCGTGTAGGCCAGATGATTATCAATGCGGATGATGAAGTCGGCCGCCGCTGGCTGGATAAGTTGCCCGACGCCGTCGCCGTTACCATGGAAAATAATCTGATTCCCGGCTGTCGCGGGCGCTGGCTGAAGGCTACCGGCGTCGACTATCACGATAACGGTACGGTTATCCGTTTTGATTCCAGTTGGGGTCATGGCGAGATCGAAAGCCATCTGATGGGGGCATTTAACGTCAGCAATTTGTTATTGGCGCTGGCAACGCTGCTTTCGCTTGGTTATTCCTTGAGTCAACTGGTCGGCAGCGGTTCGCACCTGCAGCCCGTGTGCGGCAGGATGGAAGTTTTTCATGCCGCAGGCAGGCCGACGGTAGTGGTGGATTACGCCCACACCCCGGATGCGCTGGAGAAAGCGCTGGAAGCGGCTCGGTTGCACTGTGACGGACAATTGTGGTGCGTGTTCGGCTGCGGCGGCGATCGTGATAAAGGTAAGCGCCCGCTTATGGCGGGAATAGCGGAGCAACTGGCCGATCGCGTGGTGGTGACCGACGATAATCCGCGTACTGAAGAGCCGGCCGCCATTATCAACGATATCTTATCCGGCCTGCTGGATGCAGGACGCGTCCAGGTTATTCATGGCCGCGCCGAGGCCGTTACCAGCGCCGTCATGCAGGCGAAAGAGAATGATGTGGTGCTGGTTGCCGGCAAGGGCCATGAGGATTACCAACTGGTTGGCAATCGCCGTTTGGACTATTCGGACCGTATTACCGTCGCCCGTTTGCTGGGGGTGATCGCATGA
- the rsmH gene encoding 16S rRNA (cytosine(1402)-N(4))-methyltransferase RsmH produces MPENYKHTTVLLDEAVNGLNIRSNGIYIDGTFGRGGHSRLILSQLGPEGRLLAIDRDPQAIEAAKAIDDPRFSIIHGPFSALADYMAERDLTGRIDGVLLDLGVSSPQLDDPERGFSFMRDGPLDMRMDPTRGVSAAEWLMNAEAEDIAWVLKTFGEERFAKRIARAIVERNRTEPMTRTKELAELIAAASPIREKHKHPATRSFQAIRIYINSELEEIEQALNGALSVLAPHGRLSVISFHSLEDRIVKRFIRHQSRGPQVPAGMPLTEEQLRSQGGQTLKSVGKMMPSAEEVAENPRARSSVLRFAERLPA; encoded by the coding sequence ATGCCGGAAAATTATAAACACACAACCGTACTGTTGGATGAAGCCGTTAACGGCCTGAACATCCGCAGCAACGGAATCTATATAGACGGTACTTTTGGCCGTGGCGGCCACTCTCGCCTTATTCTTTCCCAATTGGGGCCGGAAGGACGTTTACTGGCTATCGATCGCGACCCTCAGGCTATTGAGGCCGCCAAAGCGATAGACGATCCGCGGTTTTCTATTATTCATGGCCCGTTTTCCGCGCTGGCCGACTACATGGCAGAACGCGATCTTACCGGTCGTATCGACGGCGTGTTGCTGGATTTGGGCGTATCTTCGCCGCAGCTTGACGATCCCGAACGCGGTTTCTCATTTATGCGGGACGGTCCGCTGGATATGCGCATGGATCCCACCCGCGGGGTTTCGGCGGCGGAATGGTTGATGAACGCGGAAGCGGAAGATATCGCCTGGGTATTAAAAACCTTCGGTGAAGAGCGTTTCGCCAAGCGTATTGCCCGCGCCATTGTGGAACGTAACCGCACGGAGCCGATGACGCGAACCAAAGAACTGGCCGAATTGATTGCCGCCGCCAGTCCGATTCGCGAAAAGCACAAACATCCGGCGACGCGCAGTTTCCAGGCCATCCGAATTTATATCAACAGCGAGCTGGAAGAGATTGAGCAGGCATTGAACGGCGCGTTGAGCGTATTGGCTCCGCATGGCCGACTGTCGGTCATTAGCTTCCATTCGCTGGAAGACAGAATCGTGAAGCGCTTTATTCGTCATCAGAGCCGCGGTCCGCAGGTGCCGGCGGGCATGCCGTTGACGGAAGAACAACTTCGCAGCCAGGGCGGGCAGACGCTTAAGTCGGTAGGAAAAATGATGCCTTCGGCTGAAGAAGTGGCTGAAAATCCGCGGGCTCGCAGCTCGGTCCTGCGGTTTGCCGAGAGGTTGCCGGCATGA
- the def gene encoding peptide deformylase, whose translation MTATEVLWIDDQRMKQVSHSVDAIDDSVKAVVEQMFAVIDEMKDSGLAAIQLGIPLRIVVIDMPDEHGKRQRLALINPQITEFSPEKTSHLELCSSIPGHPMPAERSKRVKVAFLDLEGCTQEIDAGGEFAVCLQHEIDHLDGLSLIDNLSDLKRNRLKAQLAKQRRKTASRQ comes from the coding sequence ATGACCGCAACTGAGGTACTCTGGATCGACGACCAGAGAATGAAACAGGTTTCCCATTCTGTCGATGCCATTGATGATAGCGTTAAGGCGGTGGTCGAACAGATGTTTGCCGTCATTGATGAGATGAAGGATTCCGGGCTTGCGGCTATTCAGCTCGGCATTCCGCTGCGTATTGTCGTGATAGATATGCCCGATGAGCATGGTAAACGCCAGCGTCTGGCTTTGATTAATCCGCAGATAACCGAATTTTCGCCAGAGAAAACCTCGCACCTGGAGCTATGTTCTTCCATTCCTGGGCATCCTATGCCGGCGGAACGCTCAAAACGGGTGAAAGTGGCATTTCTCGATCTGGAAGGCTGCACGCAAGAGATTGACGCCGGCGGGGAGTTCGCCGTGTGCCTGCAACATGAAATCGATCATCTGGACGGCCTGTCGCTTATCGATAATCTGTCTGATCTGAAGCGTAACCGCCTTAAGGCGCAGCTTGCAAAACAGCGCCGTAAGACGGCCTCACGTCAGTGA
- the mraY gene encoding phospho-N-acetylmuramoyl-pentapeptide-transferase, whose amino-acid sequence MLVWLAEHLVKFYSGFNVFSYLTFRAIVSLLTALVISLWMGPHLIAWLQRLQIGQVVRNDGPESHFSKRGTPTMGGVMILASITVSVLMWVNLANPYVWCVLVVLLGYGVVGFVDDYRKVVRKDTKGLIARWKYFWQSLIALVVAFVMYSIGKDTPATLLVVPFFKDVMPQLGLLYIVLAYFVIVGTSNAVNLTDGLDGLAIMPTVFVAAGFALVAWATGNMNFAGYLHIPYIRHASELVVVCTAIVGAGLGFLWFNTYPAQVFMGDVGSLALGGALGTIAVLLRQEFLLVIMGGVFVVETLSVILQVGSFKLRGQRIFRMAPIHHHYELKGWPEPRVIVRFWIISLMLVLIGLATLKVR is encoded by the coding sequence ATGTTAGTGTGGCTGGCCGAGCATCTGGTCAAGTTTTATTCCGGCTTTAACGTCTTTTCTTATTTGACGTTCCGGGCCATCGTCAGCCTGCTGACCGCATTGGTGATTTCTTTATGGATGGGGCCGCATTTGATCGCCTGGCTGCAGCGGTTGCAGATAGGGCAGGTGGTGCGTAATGACGGGCCAGAGTCGCATTTCAGCAAGCGGGGAACGCCGACGATGGGCGGTGTGATGATTCTGGCCTCCATCACGGTTTCGGTGCTGATGTGGGTGAATCTCGCTAACCCGTATGTCTGGTGCGTACTGGTTGTATTGCTGGGTTATGGCGTGGTCGGATTTGTTGACGACTATCGCAAAGTGGTGCGCAAAGATACCAAGGGGCTGATTGCGCGCTGGAAATATTTCTGGCAGTCGCTGATTGCGCTGGTGGTGGCGTTTGTCATGTATTCGATCGGCAAGGACACGCCGGCAACCCTGCTGGTTGTGCCGTTCTTTAAAGACGTTATGCCGCAGTTGGGGTTGCTCTATATCGTGTTGGCCTACTTTGTGATTGTCGGGACCAGCAATGCGGTGAACCTGACCGATGGTCTGGACGGTCTGGCTATCATGCCGACGGTGTTTGTCGCCGCGGGATTTGCCTTGGTCGCCTGGGCGACGGGGAATATGAATTTCGCCGGTTATCTGCATATTCCTTATATCCGGCATGCCAGCGAGTTGGTGGTTGTGTGTACGGCGATTGTGGGCGCAGGACTCGGATTCCTGTGGTTCAACACCTACCCGGCACAGGTTTTCATGGGCGACGTGGGTTCGCTGGCGTTGGGCGGCGCGTTGGGCACGATCGCGGTGTTGCTGCGTCAGGAATTTTTGCTGGTGATTATGGGCGGCGTGTTCGTGGTGGAAACGCTGTCGGTCATTTTGCAGGTGGGATCCTTTAAGTTGCGCGGCCAGCGTATTTTCCGCATGGCCCCGATTCACCATCATTATGAACTTAAAGGGTGGCCGGAACCGCGCGTGATTGTACGTTTCTGGATTATTTCGCTGATGCTGGTGCTGATTGGCCTGGCAACGCTGAAGGTACGGTAA
- a CDS encoding peptidoglycan glycosyltransferase FtsI yields MKAARIGRLKRQEDQASFVSWRFALLCGCILLAMVGLMVRAAYLQVINPDKLVREGDMRSLRVQEVPTARGMISDRAGRPLAVSVPVNAVWADPKELNDHGGITQDTRWKALSDALEIPLDQMAAKINANPKGRFVYLARQVNPAIGEYIHKLKLPGINLRQESRRYYPSGQVTSHLIGFTNIDGQGIEGVEKSFDRWLTGQPGERTVRKDRFGRVIEDISSVDSQAAHNLVLSIDERLQALVYRELNNAVAFNKAESGTAVLVDVNTGEVLAMANSPSYNPNNLSGTPKDIMRNRAITDIFEPGSTVKPMVVMTALQRGVIKENSVINTLPYYVNGHEIKDVARYSELTLTGILQKSSNVGVSKLALAMPSSALVDTYSRMGLGKATNLGLVGESSGLYPQKQRWSDIERATFSFGYGLMVTPLQLARVYATIGSFGVYRPLSITKVDPPVAGERVFPEALVRTVVHMMESVALPGGGGTKAAIKGYRIAIKTGTAKKVGPDGKYINKYIAYTAGVAPASNPRFALVVVINDPQAGKYYGGAVSAPIFGAIMGGVLRTMNVEPDALPSGDKNEFVINRKEGSGGRS; encoded by the coding sequence ATGAAAGCAGCCCGTATAGGAAGATTAAAACGCCAGGAAGACCAAGCCAGCTTTGTGAGCTGGCGTTTTGCGTTGCTCTGCGGCTGCATCCTGCTGGCCATGGTCGGGCTTATGGTTCGCGCTGCTTATCTTCAGGTGATCAATCCCGATAAGCTGGTTCGTGAAGGCGACATGCGTTCCCTGCGCGTGCAGGAAGTGCCGACGGCCCGCGGCATGATTAGCGATCGCGCGGGGCGTCCTCTGGCGGTCAGCGTGCCGGTAAACGCGGTCTGGGCCGACCCGAAAGAATTGAACGATCATGGCGGCATCACGCAGGACACGCGCTGGAAAGCGCTTTCCGACGCGCTCGAAATTCCGCTGGATCAAATGGCCGCCAAGATTAACGCCAATCCCAAAGGGCGTTTTGTCTATCTGGCGCGCCAGGTTAACCCGGCGATTGGCGAATATATTCATAAGCTGAAGCTGCCCGGCATTAACCTGCGTCAGGAGTCCCGTCGCTATTATCCTTCGGGCCAGGTGACTTCCCATTTGATCGGCTTTACCAATATTGACGGTCAGGGCATTGAAGGCGTCGAAAAAAGTTTCGATCGCTGGCTGACCGGGCAGCCGGGCGAACGAACCGTGCGTAAGGATCGGTTTGGCCGGGTGATCGAAGATATCTCCTCCGTTGACAGTCAGGCCGCGCATAATCTGGTGTTGAGCATAGACGAACGTTTGCAGGCGCTGGTGTACCGCGAACTGAACAACGCCGTGGCGTTTAACAAAGCGGAATCCGGTACGGCGGTATTGGTTGATGTGAACACCGGGGAAGTGTTGGCGATGGCGAACAGCCCGTCTTATAACCCCAACAACCTGTCCGGCACGCCTAAAGACATTATGCGCAACCGCGCCATTACCGATATTTTCGAACCCGGCTCTACGGTGAAGCCGATGGTGGTAATGACCGCGCTGCAACGCGGGGTGATAAAAGAGAACAGCGTTATCAATACGCTGCCGTATTACGTTAACGGCCACGAAATCAAAGACGTGGCGCGTTACAGCGAGTTGACCCTTACCGGGATCCTCCAGAAGTCGAGTAACGTCGGCGTTTCCAAGCTGGCGTTAGCGATGCCTTCCTCTGCGTTAGTCGATACATACTCTCGTATGGGGTTAGGGAAAGCGACCAATTTGGGGTTGGTCGGAGAAAGCAGTGGCTTATACCCGCAAAAACAACGGTGGTCTGACATAGAGAGGGCCACCTTCTCTTTCGGCTACGGGCTAATGGTAACACCGTTACAGTTAGCGCGAGTCTACGCCACCATCGGCAGCTTCGGGGTTTACCGCCCGTTGTCGATTACCAAAGTTGATCCGCCGGTCGCGGGCGAACGCGTGTTTCCTGAAGCGTTGGTGCGTACCGTGGTTCATATGATGGAAAGCGTCGCTCTGCCCGGTGGCGGTGGTACCAAGGCGGCCATTAAAGGCTACCGGATTGCAATAAAAACCGGGACGGCGAAAAAGGTCGGGCCGGATGGTAAGTACATCAATAAATACATTGCCTATACGGCGGGCGTCGCGCCAGCCAGTAACCCACGGTTTGCTCTGGTTGTTGTCATCAATGACCCTCAAGCCGGCAAATATTACGGCGGTGCGGTTTCGGCACCGATATTTGGCGCCATCATGGGGGGAGTTCTGCGCACGATGAACGTAGAACCGGACGCATTGCCCTCAGGTGACAAAAATGAGTTTGTAATTAATAGAAAAGAGGGTTCAGGTGGCAGATCGTAA
- a CDS encoding DUF2075 domain-containing protein has translation MSEINQASFKLSPGKKLSQEQSALKRSIEAFLNTHRRDQHAFFVIHGEAGTGKSVLLNSIFCDLQTHARLQPQHPLYGSENYLLVNHPEMLKAYKNATDNQPSLRKKDYERPTTFINRMDKRGVAADIVLVDEAHLLLTRRDSYNHFFQDNHLDEIIRLSRIVVLVFDEQQVLKFKSLWSESQLSRIMNRWPHEVYVLQHQFRMRANEAVQHWIRRFCQRQLLPLPVADSGDNAFEIRVFDDAQAMYDAVKEKNVCSGLSRMLSTYDYPYRLDGQDYFIEEGRFRLRWDRSKPNERLPWAERADTIDEVGSVYTVQGFDLNYVGLILGPSVAWDEQRGAITLDPARYEDSAAFQGKARIDDSEAVKERIMLNAINVLMTRAIHGLYLYAHDVKLRAKLMSLQNKSRIQGR, from the coding sequence ATGTCAGAAATTAATCAGGCCAGCTTCAAGCTATCGCCGGGAAAAAAACTTTCGCAAGAGCAGAGCGCCTTAAAACGCAGTATCGAGGCATTCCTGAATACTCATCGGCGCGATCAACACGCTTTCTTTGTTATTCATGGCGAAGCCGGCACCGGCAAAAGCGTTTTATTGAATTCCATCTTTTGCGATCTGCAAACTCACGCCCGTCTGCAGCCGCAACATCCCCTCTACGGCAGCGAAAACTATCTGCTGGTCAATCATCCCGAAATGCTTAAAGCCTATAAAAATGCGACGGATAATCAGCCGAGCCTGAGGAAAAAGGACTATGAACGGCCAACCACGTTTATCAACCGCATGGATAAACGCGGCGTAGCGGCGGATATCGTTCTGGTTGATGAAGCGCATCTGCTGCTGACCCGGCGCGATAGCTATAACCACTTTTTTCAGGACAATCATCTGGATGAGATTATTCGTCTGTCCCGGATTGTGGTTCTGGTTTTTGATGAACAGCAGGTGCTGAAATTCAAAAGCCTGTGGAGCGAAAGCCAGCTATCGCGCATTATGAACCGATGGCCGCATGAGGTTTACGTGTTGCAACATCAGTTCAGAATGCGCGCCAATGAGGCCGTTCAACATTGGATCCGCCGTTTTTGCCAGCGGCAGCTATTACCTTTGCCAGTCGCTGACAGCGGAGACAACGCTTTCGAAATCAGGGTATTCGATGATGCGCAGGCGATGTATGACGCTGTAAAAGAGAAAAATGTTTGCAGCGGGTTGTCGAGAATGCTGTCAACTTACGACTACCCATATCGGCTGGACGGGCAGGATTATTTTATTGAGGAAGGGCGATTCCGTTTGCGCTGGGATCGCTCAAAGCCCAACGAACGATTGCCGTGGGCGGAGCGCGCAGACACCATTGATGAAGTGGGATCGGTCTATACCGTTCAGGGGTTTGATCTGAACTATGTCGGTCTGATCCTGGGGCCATCCGTGGCGTGGGATGAACAGCGAGGAGCGATTACGCTCGATCCCGCCAGATACGAGGACAGCGCCGCCTTTCAGGGCAAGGCCCGGATAGATGATAGCGAGGCGGTGAAAGAGCGCATCATGCTCAATGCCATCAATGTGTTGATGACTCGCGCCATCCATGGTCTCTATCTTTATGCCCATGATGTAAAACTGCGTGCAAAACTCATGTCGCTACAGAACAAGTCGCGAATTCAAGGGAGATAA
- a CDS encoding L-alanine exporter AlaE, whose translation MCSPTSRLRNATADTFALVIYCFITGMVIEVGLSGMSLEQSFSSRLLSIPVNIVIAWPYGLYRDWVLGMAKRHTSAHFLIRNLADLFAYVSFQSPVYLAILWYIGADSSQILTAVASNAVVSMAMGVLYGYFLEYCRRLFRVTLPAQFHHTNRRQPN comes from the coding sequence ATGTGTTCCCCTACATCACGATTACGTAATGCGACCGCAGATACCTTTGCGCTGGTCATTTACTGCTTTATCACCGGCATGGTGATTGAAGTAGGGCTATCTGGCATGAGTCTTGAACAATCGTTCTCCTCGCGTCTGCTGTCCATTCCGGTCAATATCGTTATTGCCTGGCCCTATGGGCTTTACCGCGATTGGGTGCTTGGCATGGCTAAACGCCATACCTCCGCACATTTCCTGATACGCAACCTTGCCGACCTGTTCGCGTATGTCAGCTTTCAGTCTCCGGTTTATCTTGCCATTCTTTGGTATATCGGGGCCGACTCGTCACAAATACTGACCGCCGTTGCCAGCAATGCGGTTGTTTCCATGGCGATGGGCGTGCTGTATGGCTACTTCCTGGAATACTGCCGCCGGTTATTCAGAGTGACGCTACCCGCTCAATTTCATCATACCAACAGGCGGCAGCCGAATTAA